The nucleotide window TCGGCTGTACACCCCCCTCTGCCTGCTGCTGGCCGCCCTGTACGGTGTGCTGGCGTTCTGGCGCAGGTGACTTGACCGCGTTCTCGCAGCCCATCCTACAGTGCAGCGGCCTGTTGCCGGTCACCAGCAGACGTGCTGAAACCAGCCCAGGGAAGGCATAAGGCACGTCTTCCAAGACGTCTTCGCGGCCCTAACTCGTTCTGGGCTGAAGCTAGCGGGGCCAGCGCGGGGTTGGACTGCAGCCCCTCGAGAGTCTCCACTCCGCGTTACGCCAGCCCAGTCTTGAAGCCCTGACGCCACGAGGGGTAGCGCAGGCTGGGACCTCATGGCGGATGCCCTGCGTGGTCAGCCAGCGTGTTACAGACGTATCTGAACCTTCTGACCATCCCTTTCCCAGCACCAGGAACGGCTGGAACCCAAGTTGTCAGGTACTAAGCACTGATCCTATCCAGGTGCAAGACCTGCATGTAATAACCGTGAATAGGGGTTGACAGCGGAGCGATCGGCCACTGCGCTCAGTAAACGTCACGTTGGGGGCAAGCATAGATAGAGCACTCCCAAGCACAGGTTGTGATCAGTCGCCCATCATGGGTTAAGTCTGCCCAGCCTCGACGACTTGATGGCGCTCAGATAGTTCTTGCCCCACGCTGTGAGCCAGCCAGATTCGCATGGCGGCCTTGACGTCGGCCGGCTCTCGCTCACCCCGCTCCACCTCTTCGAGCAGAGGCATCAGTGGACGGACCGTTTCCAAGAACTTGGACAGGCTGAGCTCCACAAATGAACTCATGTTCATGTCCATGGCCGTGAACACGCGCCGGGAGTCCCGGTAGATGTCCGGGTCAATAGTGAGGTTGAGCCGGGCCTTCGTCGTCTTCCCCATATGTATGGCATACAGATGCTGAGATGGAGAATGCAAGACGTGACCGCAAAGAAGGGGGGCAGAGGAACGATCAGTTGCTGAACGCAATGAACTTCAAGTTATGGGCCAGGACGTGCAGCGCCACCTTCAACCGCAAGCTCAGAAACGTCTTCACCTGCCCCCAGCGCAGTCCGGCCCCCACCAGCACGGAGAATGCCGACTCAACGCACTTCCGAGCCGCTCCATACTCTGCTTTCCATCGTGGATCAACTCGCCTGGCATTGACCTTCGGCGGCGTCAGGCACGTCCCTGATTGATACCCCTTATCTCCGATCTGCTTTGGCCCTCCATAGAAGGGCCATTCTCTGTTCATCTCGCACAGGACGTTGAAATCATGCTCATTGGCGGGCCGGATCACGTACCGCACTATTCGACCCTGGAGGGCTGCCCAGGCGTGCAACTTGAATCCGTACACGGGTCCAGCCGTGCTGAATCCGTGACGTGCCCCACGAAACTTGCAGCGTGGGGCACGCTTAAACGTGCATACCGGCAGCGGTTCAGAATCTACCGCGACGAAATCCAGGAACTGGACTTCGGTCGCGAGCTGTTCGACTACGGGGGTAAGGCGGGCCAGACGAATGCGGGCCTGGGGTTCCGACGGGAAATGTGGGAAGTGATTCACCTTTAAAAAGCCCCACCAGCGGCTGAAATAGGGCGCCTTGTGCAGCTTTTGAAGCAGGGCAACGGCGAGGAGGTCGGCGTCGGATATTTTCTCGTGTGGGTGCAGCAACTTTTCCGGAACGTGTGGGGCGATCCAACGACTGCGTATGGTGACGGCCTCGGTGAGCGGCAGTAGAGTGAGATCGGGACGGCCCATAAACACCGTCCCTTTCGCGTTTTTTGCCGCTCAAGTCAACCCCTATTTGCGGTTAATAGACCCTTGTTGACGCTCCGCTAGGTTCAGTTCGTCCACTGAATGATGGACCCGAGGTTCCGCTCATTGTTCGAGGTGCCTTCGAAGTAACGGTTGGGCATTCGAATTGCGCCCAGCTCATCGTCACTGCTGTCAATTTTAACCCCCAGCGAGACGCCTTCGACGGAAACGTTAAAGTCCAAACCGTCACCGTCCTTCTCGTACCAGTAGAAGTTGACGTCGCTGGTCGTGGTGCCGAGGATGCGGTTGTCCGCCAGGTGATCGCCCGAATTGTTCAATTGTACAAACCCACCCTTATAGTAAAGTCCGGAGCCTTTGGCGATCAGCATCACTTCGGCGTCGCCGAGCGCCCAAGCCTCCTTATCCTCGACGAGCGTGGCTGCGAACATCCTCACTTGGTAGGTGTGGTCTGCCCCCTAAAAACTGGGCAAAGCTGACTGGAGACTATCGGCTCGCTCCCCTGCGGGGATAAGGGCCTTTCCCTGACCCCTGCGAGAAAGCGAGGATGACCCATGAAGCACAAGCGGTTCAGTGAGGAACAGATCATCAAGCTGCTCCAGGACGCCAAAAAGGGCGAAAAGCCAATCGAGGAGCTTTGCCGGGAGGCCGGGTGCAGCACGGCCTCCTTCTACACCTGGAAGGCGAAGTACGGCGATGCCACCGTGGACGAAGCCCGGCGGCTTCGTCAGCTCGAACGTGAAAACGAGCGCCTTCTGAAGCTGGTGGGGCAACAGCGCCTGGAGCTGGAGGGGATGAAGGTGCTGCTTGGAAAAAAGCGCTGACGGCCCCCGAGCGCCGGGAGGCCGTGCAGTTCCTGGTCCGCATCAATGTCCGACAGCAGCGGGCGTGCGAGTTGGTCGGTCTGCCTCGTTCTTCGTTGTCCTACCGACCCCACCCGAGGCATGACGGTGAACTGATCGGGCGGATCAAAGCCCTTTCCCGTGAGCATCCCCGCTGGGGATGCCGTCGCGTCCACGCTACATTGCGCCGGGAAGGGGTGCAGGTCAACCGCAAGACCGTGCACCGCCTCTGGAAGAGTGAGGGCCTCGCTCTGCCTCCACGGCGCAAGACCAGAAAAATTCGCACTGGGCGGCCTGTTCCTCTGCGCGCCGAGCAGCCGAACCAGGTGTGGACTTACGATTTCGTCTTCGACGAGACGCTAGGAGGCCACGCCCTGAAAATCTTGACCCTGACCGACGAGTTCACCCGACAATCGCTGGTGTTGCGTTGTGGGACAGCTT belongs to Deinococcus apachensis DSM 19763 and includes:
- a CDS encoding IS982 family transposase produces the protein MGRPDLTLLPLTEAVTIRSRWIAPHVPEKLLHPHEKISDADLLAVALLQKLHKAPYFSRWWGFLKVNHFPHFPSEPQARIRLARLTPVVEQLATEVQFLDFVAVDSEPLPVCTFKRAPRCKFRGARHGFSTAGPVYGFKLHAWAALQGRIVRYVIRPANEHDFNVLCEMNREWPFYGGPKQIGDKGYQSGTCLTPPKVNARRVDPRWKAEYGAARKCVESAFSVLVGAGLRWGQVKTFLSLRLKVALHVLAHNLKFIAFSN
- a CDS encoding transposase, which translates into the protein MKHKRFSEEQIIKLLQDAKKGEKPIEELCREAGCSTASFYTWKAKYGDATVDEARRLRQLERENERLLKLVGQQRLELEGMKVLLGKKR
- a CDS encoding IS3 family transposase; this translates as MQFLVRINVRQQRACELVGLPRSSLSYRPHPRHDGELIGRIKALSREHPRWGCRRVHATLRREGVQVNRKTVHRLWKSEGLALPPRRKTRKIRTGRPVPLRAEQPNQVWTYDFVFDETLGGHALKILTLTDEFTRQSLVLRCGTAFTSVDVKAVLVEVMRERGVPAFIRSDNGPEFIAHDLKVWLAVQEVGTRYIDPGKPWQNGVAESFHARLRDELLNLEVFHSARHAQVLLDGWRSFYNSARPHSSLAYLTPDEFAQRWALLTAPPAVVHSP